One stretch of Spiroplasma mirum ATCC 29335 DNA includes these proteins:
- the ffh gene encoding signal recognition particle protein, which yields MIGDFLAGKLKKSIEKNLKKSTLTEETVKETLREIRLALLEADVNNEVVKDFIKNVEQKAKGEYISEGLNASQMMIKIVHEELINIFGKTAKEISLTSKPTIIMIVGLQGSGKTTTTGKISKLLEKKYHKKPLLVACDIYRPAAIDQLKTLGKNLNIDIFEKGTQNPVLTAQQAIEYAKTNKNDVILLDTAGRLHIDAELMTELKEIKKAVSPDEILIVVDGMTGQDIINVAEKFDDLLKLTGVVVTKIDGDSRGGAALSITHLTKLPIKFIGTGEGMSNLQIFYPDRMADRILGMGDVQTLFEKAKDVLDERDIKKTMNRMMMGQFDLQDLLNQMRQLSKMGKMGGIMKLIPGMPKISEEKIMEAERKLKVTEVLLSSMTVKERREPRLLKHISRKTRIIKGSGRSEKEYNELINQFEKTKKQVDEMAKQIKSGRIMPTKGFGGFN from the coding sequence TAGAAGCGGATGTTAATAATGAAGTTGTTAAAGATTTTATTAAAAATGTTGAACAAAAAGCTAAAGGTGAATATATTAGTGAAGGCTTAAATGCTTCCCAAATGATGATTAAAATTGTGCATGAAGAGTTAATTAATATTTTTGGGAAAACTGCTAAAGAAATTTCCTTAACTTCCAAACCAACCATTATTATGATAGTTGGTTTACAAGGGAGTGGTAAAACAACAACAACCGGAAAAATTTCAAAATTATTAGAAAAAAAATATCATAAAAAACCATTATTAGTAGCCTGTGATATTTATCGTCCTGCCGCCATTGATCAGTTAAAAACATTAGGGAAAAATTTAAACATTGATATTTTTGAAAAAGGAACACAAAATCCTGTGTTAACTGCTCAGCAAGCAATTGAATATGCGAAAACTAATAAAAATGATGTTATTTTATTAGATACCGCAGGTCGTTTGCATATTGATGCGGAATTAATGACAGAGTTAAAAGAAATTAAAAAAGCAGTTAGTCCGGATGAAATTTTAATTGTTGTTGATGGAATGACTGGGCAAGATATTATTAATGTTGCCGAAAAATTTGACGACTTGTTAAAACTAACCGGAGTTGTTGTTACAAAAATAGATGGTGATTCCCGTGGGGGAGCAGCCTTATCAATTACCCACTTAACAAAGTTACCAATTAAATTTATTGGAACCGGCGAAGGAATGAGTAATTTGCAAATCTTTTACCCGGACCGGATGGCTGATCGGATTTTAGGAATGGGAGATGTCCAAACCTTATTTGAAAAAGCTAAAGATGTTTTAGATGAACGTGATATTAAGAAAACCATGAATCGAATGATGATGGGGCAATTTGATTTACAAGATTTATTAAACCAAATGCGCCAACTTTCTAAAATGGGAAAAATGGGGGGGATTATGAAATTAATCCCGGGAATGCCAAAAATTAGTGAAGAAAAAATTATGGAAGCTGAACGCAAATTAAAAGTTACGGAAGTTTTATTATCGTCAATGACAGTTAAAGAACGAAGAGAACCACGTTTATTAAAACATATCTCGCGAAAAACAAGAATTATTAAAGGTTCGGGACGTAGTGAAAAAGAATATAATGAATTAATTAACCAGTTTGAAAAAACTAAAAAACAAGTTGATGAAATGGCTAAACAAATTAAATCCGGGCGCATCATGCCAACAAAAGGTTTTGGTGGTTTTAATTAA